A stretch of DNA from Nitrosopumilus zosterae:
CATCAAAAATACTTGTTAACAATTGTTAAGATTTTAGCAGAACACGGCCCATCTACAATTTCTGAAATTGTAGAAAAAGATGGATTTCCTCAAGAGAAAAAAAGAAAATTAACTAGACATAAAATTTACTCAAGAATTATTGAAGGTTCAAAAGATGGCAAAGTCAAAGGATTACTCCCTCACAATATTCTCCACGTTGCGGAAAAAGTATTGACTAGTAAGCCTTCTAAAAAATATGAATTATCTTACTATGGGATTTTTTTAGCAATTCGTGTTTTTGCACAAGATGATTTTTCATTAGTTAACAATATGGAAAAAATTGGCAGAGACAGATTTGACGAAGTGCAAAAACAATTTATCACCGATAATATGATTTTTCTTGAAAATCTTGCAAAAAATTATTCTATTTTTCTCCCGTTAATTTTTGGAAAATGGGAATTTATAAAAAACAAATTTCCTGACGGAGCAGATTATCTAATAAAATTTGCCAAAGAGGGATATTATGAACAAGATCAAATTGAATACGATGAACCTTTCATGAATTCGACTATTATTGAAGATCTATATCCTGAGAATTCAAGCTTCCACTTCTTTCCAGAGCATTTTGATTGGAAAGAAGGAAATTTCTTTCAAGAAGAAATTACCATGTGGTTCTATACTTTACTATTAAAAAGCCATCAGGAATATGATTTTCAACAAAATTTGAGAATAGATCAAGAGGTATTAACTTGGTTTACAAATCATACAAATCGTGTCATAGCAAGACAAAAAGAATTACTATCTAATGCAAAAAATATTAAAAGATGGTTACAAAAAAACAAATCTGAAAAAATTGAGGAGTTTTTACAAATTGCATTAGATGGGATGTCATCAAATTATTGGAAAAAGGATCACAAATTAAGTCAATTACAAAAAAATATTTTAAAAATTGAAAATGAAATTGATAAAATTACTATTACCGAGAATGGAATGGGAAGAATTCTCGACATGGAAAAATACAAAAAATTAATTGATGAAATTGAACCTTTAAGAATGAATTTACGTGATAAAACCCGAAAAAAAATTATTAAAATCATGGAAAACCGTAAATTCTCAAAAAAGTTGGTTATAGAATACCTATCTGAAATACATTATATCTTAGAATCAAAATATTCTGAAAGATTATTCACGATTTCATTAGGTGGAGGTAAAAAACCTGGTTGGGGAGACATACCTATTAGACAAGTGCCTCCAGAAGAATTAAGACGTTGGATTCGAAGAAATAATTGGGACGTTAGTTGACTCTTTGTTATAATTTTTTTCATAATGTTGAAAACACTATTTTTGTAAATCATGGTACTAGAACATATAATAGTCAAACTAAGTTATTACTTACTATCACTACAACACAATATTGACCAGAAAAGTTGTGATTGATGAAGATATTCACGGTTGGTCCGAAGAGAATCATGATATGTTAAGGCCATACAAATCCATTATCAAAGTAGGAGAGGATTCTGAATCTTTGAAGCGAGGAAGTTCTGACGAAATAGTTGCGGATTATTGTAATGCAAATGGTTGTGATTTATTCACATCAGATGTAGGATTCTATGCAAAATGTATCAAAGCAGGAATTAAAACAATTCAGATTACAAATTGTGGTTTTTGGGAGAAAGGGAAAAAACAGATCTTTCTTGTCAAAATCATTGAAAGTTTAGAGTAGCTAAATAGATCTGCTAAGCTTTGTAAGCATGATCAACCATTATAAAATAAAATGTTAACTGGAAATTGGCCTATTAATTATACATTTGAGGATAGATATGAGCTAACAGGCATTACAGATTTTGTTTTAGATTATGCAAATAATTCAAAGAAAAAATTAATCATTTTAGATGTTGGATGTTCAAGTGGAATTGCCATGAAATATGTTCAAGATTATCTGAAACAGAAAAATATTGAAACATTCACTATTGGAATAGACATATCAAAAAATGTAGTAAAAGACGCTTCGAAAAATCTAGATAAATTCATCAATGAAGATTTACTTAATGTCAATGATTTTGTGAAAAAAGCGGATGTTGTAATTTGCAGTAAAGCTGCAATATTTGTTACAGGTGAAATAAGATATAAAATAATTAGAAAATGTTCAGATTTTCTCAAAAATGATGGAATTCTGATTACAGACGTAGATTGTTTTGAAAAATCAAAATTATCTGATGATTTGAGAGATTTTCTATGTGAATTTCCCACTTGGTCTTGTTTTAAAAACGGCATAGGGAAATTTAGTAAAGAATTTCGAAGAAGACAAAACATTCCATACAAGAAAAAAATGAAAAAAATGTCCAAAGACGAGGGATCAAAATACGCAGATGAAATTCTTTCGGCTTGGAATAGTTTTTCTTTCTTTAAAAAATTAGATTGGAAAATATCTATCATTCATAGGCGTTTTGCAAGTTCTATTGTACATGGAAGGTGAATTTTTCCTCTATGAGTCAAATGGACTCCCAAAAACGGTCTCAACCCACAGATTCACACACATTTCATGTTGATGTTTGTCAAATACTATTTGAGAAGAAAAATTAAATGCAGTTACGATGTTAGTAATATTCTGAATATAGACGAACACATATCAAAAGTGGAAACTTTTCTCGACAACGCAACAAAAGGATTGGATAGTGATACCCTGTTATGGCTTAAACAACAATTCGAAGAAAATATGGGAAATTTTATCGAGAATTGTTCTGGAGGCTTGAAAGTCACTATGGTTTTAGATGCAAACATCGCCATCAGTACAATTCAAAGATATGATTCAAATAAAAATTCCATTCTACATCATCTTAAGGATAATCCTATGTTTACCATAATTGCACCTCCATTAATTGAGGAGGAAGTAATCAAATTCATTGATTCGCCCGAACAAGCAAAATCCCGAACCAAACTTCGAAAAGAATGGAAACGACTTAAAAAAACTATTCAAATTAAGGAAGTTACTGACAAACGGATTTTGGAGGCCGCATTAAAGATTACATCAAGACGTGATCCAAAAGATTCTCAATATGTTGCATTATACATAGAAACAAACTCTAACGCAATATTGACCAAAGATGATGATTTTAATGATTTTTCTGTTAGAAAATTTGATATTACAAATCTAGATAAAGTTGTGGGAACGTTTCATAGAGGCGTTTACTCTTTTTTCATTTTTCATGATGCTTTTCCATTGGTTTTTGAATTATCAGGTAAAATCATTGCTGCCATATTAAAAAATGCAATATCTTTTCTCGCTCTTATTCTCTCTCTTGTAACTAATGCTGTCACAAAATCATTTGAAAAACTAATTGATTTATTTTCAAAAATGTCAAAAGGCACACAACAAGCTATAGGTGCGTTATTGTTAATTGGCAGTATTGTATCTATCATAATACTTGTCTTGAGAGAAGATGTGAGGGAAAAAGCAAGTAAAAAACTATCCTCACTTACAAAAAAAGCAAAAGAGATTATTGAAAAAATCTTAGAATGGATTACTAGATCATTTGAAATATTACGTACTTATGCTGGCAAGGCTGCCCCTTACGGAATCACATCCTTAGAAATTATAGCAGAAATACAGGAACATATAGATGCAATATCTGACGAATTAAAGAATATTAGTACGGATCCTGCTTCTTACGCATAATAGTATTGATCTTAAGATGACTATGATGGTAAAATTCTGAATACTAAAAATAACTTGTAGTAAAATGTAGGCATCCAAAGAAAATGAAGAACAGACCCCTGATAGATATGGTGTGTATGAATTTAATTACAATCTGTAAGTTTTCATTTTTGAATAAAATGACCTAGTTAAACAACATCTTTTCAATCATTTATTTAAAATACGTTATAATGAATGAAGCATTATGGATGAATTCAAAATTTATACATCCGATATAAGCCGATATCTGTTCTATATTACACATATTGATAACATTCCTTCTATGCTCCAAAATGGAATTCTTTCTCATAATCTAATTGAACAAGAAAATCTTGATTATACTCCAATTTATGACAGAGAAATTGTTTCTAACAGAAAAGAAAAAATGGTTAATGGAAAAAGTCTCTGGCATTTTGCTAATTTGTATTTCCAGCCTAGAAATCCCATGTTATATCGTGTAACCATGGAAAAATCGCCTGACGTTATAGCTGTAGTTGCTGTAGACAAAAAAATCCTGGATACCTCCAATGCATTTATCACAGATGGAAATGCGGCTAGTGAACCTACAAAATTCTATCCAAACACTAATTTCAAAATTATCGAAAAACAAATTAGCAGGATAACTGATTTACAATGGTGGACAGAAAGTAATGCAACTAAAAGACAAATCATGGCAGAATGTTTAGTACCCGAAAGGATCCCTCCAGAATTTATTAGAGCGATTTATGTCAGTAATCATGAACTTGCAGATAAAATACGACAATCAGTGTCTTCTAGTGTTTCTGTAATTCCAGAACCTTCAATGTTTTTCCAACCTGTAAGAAAAATACCACTTACCAATAATCTTTCATTGGTGGAAGGGGATTTGTTTTTTTCAAAAATGCAAACGCTTACTGTAAGTGTAAATTGTATTGGAATTATGGGAAAAGGTCTGGCTTCTAGAGCCAAATATCAATTCCCTGATGTTTATGTTTACTATCAAGATCAATGTAAAAGAAAAACACTTCGAATGGGAAAACCTGTATTATATCAACGTGAAGGTCCATATCATCAACAAATTGCAGATGATCCAAGTTCTTTAGGGAATAGAACAGATACGTGGTTTTTACTTTTTGCAACAAAACAGCATTGGCGTGATAATAGTGACATTAATGGAATCGAGAAGGGATTACAATGGCTTCTAGACAATTATGAAAGAGTAGGAATTAAATCTCTTGCAATTCCTGCTTTGGGTTGTGGTTTAGGACGATTACGCTGGGAAGATGTGGGACCAATTCTTTGTAAATATTTGTCTAAAATGGACATACCAGTTTGGGTGTATTTGCCAGCAGAAAAACAACTTTCAAATGACTTACTCACAAAAGAATTCTTACTAGATGATTAGATTTCATATTTGAAATTCAATTATACTTTGAGATTTCTATACCCAACTTGCTCTACTGGTGCGGTCAATATGATTAATCAAAATTTAATAAATTAGTATGAAATTAACATTTTATGGCAACTTGGAAACTATATGTTGAAAATAATAACTCTCTTAACGAAAAATGGATTCAGAAAGCTAATGAAAGCATTTCAAACAAATCAACAAAACTAGACAATTTTGAAGTAGATGATTCTCAATTATCTGCATCTTTGAATTATTTAGAAAAATGTGGTTATAATGAAATTAAACTCTGTGTTGTTGAAAAACGGATTGTTTTACCACCTTCAAATTCTTCACCATGTCCCAATTGCAAAGGTTCAGGACACGTTAAATCAGGGAATTAAATGTTTGAAAATTCTACTATGATAATTATTGTACCCATAATCAGTGCATCAATAGCTGCAGCAGGACTGATCTTTACTGGTCTTTCCTATCAAAATAATACTAAAGCAAAATATCTCCAAGTATTACGAGAATTTGATAATGAGATTTCTGAATTAGAAATGTCTCAAACACGTGTTTCTAATTATGATCAATTTGTTGCTCGTTATCTGAATATTCATGAACGATTGGCATTTCTGGCTCAAAACAGAAAAATTCCCGGTGATTTGGCAAACTATTATGATTCCAGTTTTGCAGCTTCATTAGGAATACTTCAAATGCCCAAATATCAACATCATGCTACTGATCTAGATAATCTAACTTGTTGGTGTAAAATGAATGGTATTGAACCTGGAAATCCTCCTTGATTTTATTATTTTACATATTTGATTTTATCTTGTAATTTTTACATATGTCTGGGACTTTTTTAGAAACAACTTACTCTACTGGTCTGATCTATTTCGAATAACTGCGTCCATTTTATTGCCCATGTTAGTAGGCATATCCCATCCGGTCCATTGGTCCGCCCCCACTGTGGGTTCAAATCCTACGGGACTTGAATGCACTGTGAGGTGTGACCGTTTTTTAATTATAGAAAAAATTCTGTATCTCACAATCAATTTATCATATATTCAATGAAAAGTTTTAGAAAACATGTCAGACTCTCCCAAAAAATACAGTTGGAAGAATGTACGAAATCTTGGGTTTGTGAGTTTTTTTACTGACATGTCATCTGAGATGATTTTTGGGATACTGCCAATGTTTATCATTGATGAACTAGGTGCAGGAAAAGCAGTTTTAGGAATAGTAGAAGGAATGGGAGAATCAGTTGGATATGGTACAAGAACTATCTCAGGAACCATTTCAGACAAAATAGGAAAAAGAAAATCACTCATACTGCTAGGATATGGACTATCAACTTTAGCAAAACCGTTTTTTGCAATTTCTACAAGTGTAGCACACATAGTAGGAATTAGAGTAACAGATAGGATAGGAAAAGGCATACGTACATCTCCAAGAGATGCCTTACTTTCAGATTCCATAGAGCCCACCAATATTGGCAAAGCATTTGGATTACATCGTACTATGGATCAAGCAGGAGCAATAATTGGTCCACTAATTGCATTTGGTTTGCTTTATTATTTTGAGGTAAGAGACATCTTTTGGTTTTCACTTATTCCAGGAGGAATTGCTTTGTTCATACTTGCACGTCACGTTAGTGAAAGAAAAATAACTCCAAAGAATCAGAGTGTTTTTTCAAACTTCAGAGATGTTCTTCACGGTAAATTTTTGTTGTACTTGATAATCATAATGGTTTTCTCAATTGGAGCATTCAACTTTTCATTTGTTTTAGTAGAATCCTCAGAGTTAGGATTAGAGAAGAATTTTGTGCCACTTGTATACGTAGTGATTAATGTTGCACATACTCTAATTGGAATGCCATCGGGAATTTTATCTGACAAGATTGGAGCAGAGAAAGTATTACTGATAAGCATGGGATTGTTTTTGATAACATCTTCAATCGGGTATTTTGAGACGGAATTTGTTCTGGTTGGCTTTGCGATGGCTGCAATCTTTGGTTTGTATCATGGCATGACGATAACTGCTCAAAGAACGGTGGTATCAAGATATGTTTCAGAGCAGTTAAGAGGCACCGCCTTTGGTGTGTATTATCTTTTTGTGGGAGCATCATTTCTTGTTGCAAATATCACTTTTGGGTTTTTGTGGGATGTATTTGATTCTCAAGCCGCATTTGGATACAGTATTACTACCAGTATTATTGGAATGGTTTTACTTTTAATATTCATCTACAAGAATAAACAAAAAACTAGTGATGTTTAGTAATCAAAATCCAAACAAATGACCAACAACACCAATCTGATACATTATGTTAAATCCAATAACAAGACTGAACCCACCTGCAACATACCTAAAGCATTTTTGAACTAGTTTTATCTTGTTTGCAAATACCAGTGGGATTCCCATCAGACTTCCAACCAAGGCCATTCCGATCATCGAACCCACACCAAAAATTGCAATGAACCCCAAGACCATTCCAACGTTATCCAAAGTTGCAGCAGTCAAGACCACAAGACTTCCACTTCCTGCTAATCCGTGAACCAATCCAATGAAATAAGAGCGATGGGTGTGCTCATGATCGGAATCATCATGATTATGTTCATCAAAGTGGATAGACCCATCTTGATGTTGGTGAGGATGTTTGTGTTTGAGACGTAATTTTTTGTTCAGAATTGTCGTTAATCCTAGAAAGACAAGCATGATGCCAACTGTAAATTCTAATCCAGAAAAAACTTGTTCCTGTATTGTTATTGCAAGTGCATAGACTAGGAATCCAATTAGGATAAGAGTAGTTGTGTGTCCTGCACCCCATAATGCACCAAGGACCGAGGATTTGGTAAATGATTCTCTGAGTAATGATTTTGTTGATTTTTGCTTGTATTTTGATTTTGAAATTTGTGTACTAACTGCTGCCACATGATCTGGTTCAAATGCATGTTCAAGTCCAACTGCAAGGCCAAGCCCCATGACAAGAGCAGGGGTCAGCATTCCAATTTGTTCAATGATTTCTTCTACTATGAGGTATCAAAATTCTTGTCCAATAAGTGATTAATAAAAATTTCATGTTGGTTAACGTGGGAAGTAGAACATCACTGCAACACCAATCAATACAACTACCGAACCAATTAATTCAAATCTGTCTGGTATTTTCTTGTCAATCCAATATCCCCAAATTATTGATGAGACAACAAAGATTCCGCCATAAGTAGCATAAACTTTGCCAAAATCTGCTGGCTGTAAAGTCATTACAATTCCATAAGAAAACAAAATCAAACCTCCAGTTAATCCTAGAATCTTTCCTTTATGATCTCGTAACCATTTCCATACCAAATATCCACCACCAATTTCAAGTAGTGCTGCAAAAAAGAATACAACTATGGTCGAAGTTATTTCGAGCAAGATTTAGCCTCCTTTCTCGGATAATAGAAAATTATCAAAACACCAATCACTGCAATGACTGTGCCAATGATATCGTATCTGTCTGGAGTGATTCCATCAATTAACCAACCCCAGAATACAGACATTACAATGAATACTCCTCCATAAGATGCATAGACTCTATGAAAGTGGGTTTTTTGAAACGTTGGAACTATCCCATACAAAAACAACACAAAACCACTTATTGCACCTAATATCCAGCTGAAATCATCACGCAGCCAAAGCCATACAAGATACCCTCCACCGATTTCACAAAGACCAGCTAGAAAGAACAACAAAACTGAAGTGAGATAATTCTTTGATTTTTCACTCAATATGATACAAAAATTGAATGAAGATTCTATATTATAACTAATTTAGACAAAAAAGAAAATAGAGATATTGTAAGCGTCTCAATCGCTTTCTGCCGTCAATTTGTAAAATTATCAGAAAGGTATCCGCACCCACTGTGGGGCATGATACCATCCGGTCCATTGGTCTGCACCCACTGTGGGTTCAAATCCTGCCCAAATCAACGGGAAACATCTCAAAGAACTGTTAAAAAAATTCAAAGAAGAACGAGATAGAATAGAAGAAGAAACTGGAGTGCGGCCTCAAATTGATGACACGACACAAATGTTTATGCAAAAAATCCTAAATGTGTGGATTGATGAAGGAAAAGAAATCGATGAAGAAAAATTCTGGTTAGAAGTTGACTATAATCGACAATTCTCTCATCCTGTGGAGTATTATGAAAAATCACATTAAGATTATCTCTTTTACAATATGTTTATTTTGATATGAAAATCACACCTCTCAAGTGAAATAATTGGATAAAGAATGGCTGCGTGTAAAAAGCGGTAGAAGCAAAGGCTGCAAAAATTGCATTGTTCATAGATGTGTACCAACTAGTTGTAATTGCGATTGTCATAAATGAAATTTCACACATTTAATTTATCTTAAAATCATGCCTATGTCCATTAGATTTGTATGTGTAAAGTTTGTGATGATGTTTCCTTTCTGTTTTTGGAAGAATCTTCCTGAATCACTGTTTTTGAGAAATTCTTTCATCACATCCAAATCAACTTTGATGTTCTCTGTGATTGCTCCTGCAAAAATTGAATTTCCGTCTATTCCATCTGTTCCCATAGATGCTATGACGATTTTTTTTGCTTTTTGAGTATTTTTTAATAGTCTTAAAACTAATTCTTGATTTCTTCCGCCCATTCCCTTTCCCAGAACTTTTACAGTAGGTTCGCCTCCAAAAATCAAACAAGTATTTTGTTCATCTGAAATATTTTCAAGTATTTTTGGCACTACTTCTTTAATGTCTCCAAAAATCTGCATTATTGAAACTTTGTATCCTATCTCATCAGCTTTCTTTTGCATTGCTTGCAGGCAATCATTATTGTTTGCAATGATGTAATTTTCAATCTGTGCTTTTTTTGGAGTTTCACACCTTTTTTCATTTAATCTCTTTTCTAAAATCTGCAAGACCTCCGTTGGAATTTTCCATCTGATTTTATATTTATCAATAATTTCTAATGCATCTTCATAAGTTGTATCATCCATGTATGTTGTACCTGATGCAATCGACGAAAGATCATCACCTTCAACATCCGACATCACCAAGCTAATCCCGTGACATTTCATGTTTTCAATTAACTTCCCTCCTTTAATTTTTGAGAGATGTTTTCTAATACAATTGAACTCTTGAATTGTTACCCCTGCTTTCAACAGCAAATTTGTAACGTGAATTTTATCATCCAATGTAATTTCATCTGGCATTGCAAGAAGAGAAGAACCCCCTCCGGATACAAGAAAAATTATCAATTCGTCACTTCGTTTATTTTGGACGAATTTCATAACTTCTTTTGCTGCTTTTACGCTTGTTTTGTCAGGTTGTGGATGTCTGGAATTGAAAATTTGAAATTTTTTTCCTTTAATCTTGGCTTTGGAACCTTTGGGAATTACTATTATCCCGCTTTTAATGGGCATTATTGCATTCAATGCCCTTGTCATAGAATCTCCAGCTTTCCCAAATGCTACCGAATAGATGTTTGAATATTTCTCAATATTGATCACTTTGCCTTTGATCTTAATTTCATTGGGCGTAACATATTTTGTAATGATATTTTTAGGATCTGCTGCTCGAAGACCTGCCTCTAAAATTTCTAGGCAATCTTTTTTCTTCTCAGTGGTTGCCAATTCTCTGAAATTTTGTATAATCACACTAATTCTCAATAATGCAAGATATAATAATAATCAATGATGCCTTTGATTTATGCACACAGTACGCATTCCAAAAGTTATCAACTTTGGAGAAAACGCACTTGGTGAAACAGAGTATCCGAAAAATGCCCTGGTTGTGACAACCGTTCCGCCAGAACTTTCTGACAAATGGTTAGCAAAAATGGGAATTCAGGATTATATGTTGTATGATCAAGTGAAACCTGAACCATCAATTGAAGATGTCAATACTGTGATTTCACAATTCAAAGACAAAAATCCATCTGTCTTAATCGGTCTCGGTGGTGGAAGTTCAATGGATGTAGTAAAATATGCTGCACCTGAGATGAAAAAAGAAAAAATCTTAATTCCAACTACTTTTGGAACTGGAGCTGAAATGACAACTTATTGTGTTCTGAAATTTGATGGGAAAAAGAAACTGTTACGTGAAGATAGATTTTTAGCTGACATGGCTGTAGTCGATTCATATTTTATGGATGGTACTCCGGAACAGGTCATCAAAAATTCTGTCTGTGATGCATGTGCTCAAGCTACTGAAGGCTATGATAGCAAACTCGGTAATGACTTGACTAGAACTCTCTGTAACCAAGCATTTGAGATTCTTTATGATGCAATAATGAATGACAAACCTGAAAACTACCCATACGGCTCAATGTTGTCTGGGATGGGATTTGGTAATTGCTCTACGACACTTGGACATGCTTTGTCCTATGTATTCTCAAATGAAGGAGTGCCTCATGGTTATTCCTTATCTTCTTGTACTACAGTTGCTCACAAGC
This window harbors:
- a CDS encoding PIN domain-containing protein, giving the protein MRRKIKCSYDVSNILNIDEHISKVETFLDNATKGLDSDTLLWLKQQFEENMGNFIENCSGGLKVTMVLDANIAISTIQRYDSNKNSILHHLKDNPMFTIIAPPLIEEEVIKFIDSPEQAKSRTKLRKEWKRLKKTIQIKEVTDKRILEAALKITSRRDPKDSQYVALYIETNSNAILTKDDDFNDFSVRKFDITNLDKVVGTFHRGVYSFFIFHDAFPLVFELSGKIIAAILKNAISFLALILSLVTNAVTKSFEKLIDLFSKMSKGTQQAIGALLLIGSIVSIIILVLREDVREKASKKLSSLTKKAKEIIEKILEWITRSFEILRTYAGKAAPYGITSLEIIAEIQEHIDAISDELKNISTDPASYA
- a CDS encoding class I SAM-dependent methyltransferase is translated as MLTGNWPINYTFEDRYELTGITDFVLDYANNSKKKLIILDVGCSSGIAMKYVQDYLKQKNIETFTIGIDISKNVVKDASKNLDKFINEDLLNVNDFVKKADVVICSKAAIFVTGEIRYKIIRKCSDFLKNDGILITDVDCFEKSKLSDDLRDFLCEFPTWSCFKNGIGKFSKEFRRRQNIPYKKKMKKMSKDEGSKYADEILSAWNSFSFFKKLDWKISIIHRRFASSIVHGR
- a CDS encoding YnfA family protein, which encodes MSEKSKNYLTSVLLFFLAGLCEIGGGYLVWLWLRDDFSWILGAISGFVLFLYGIVPTFQKTHFHRVYASYGGVFIVMSVFWGWLIDGITPDRYDIIGTVIAVIGVLIIFYYPRKEAKSCSK
- a CDS encoding iron-containing alcohol dehydrogenase; this translates as MHTVRIPKVINFGENALGETEYPKNALVVTTVPPELSDKWLAKMGIQDYMLYDQVKPEPSIEDVNTVISQFKDKNPSVLIGLGGGSSMDVVKYAAPEMKKEKILIPTTFGTGAEMTTYCVLKFDGKKKLLREDRFLADMAVVDSYFMDGTPEQVIKNSVCDACAQATEGYDSKLGNDLTRTLCNQAFEILYDAIMNDKPENYPYGSMLSGMGFGNCSTTLGHALSYVFSNEGVPHGYSLSSCTTVAHKHNKSIFYDRFKEAMEKLGFDKLELKADVSEAADVVMTDRGHLDPNPIPISKEDVMKCLEDIKSGNL
- a CDS encoding YnfA family protein, with translation MLEITSTIVVFFFAALLEIGGGYLVWKWLRDHKGKILGLTGGLILFSYGIVMTLQPADFGKVYATYGGIFVVSSIIWGYWIDKKIPDRFELIGSVVVLIGVAVMFYFPR
- a CDS encoding glycerate kinase type-2 family protein; its protein translation is MIIQNFRELATTEKKKDCLEILEAGLRAADPKNIITKYVTPNEIKIKGKVINIEKYSNIYSVAFGKAGDSMTRALNAIMPIKSGIIVIPKGSKAKIKGKKFQIFNSRHPQPDKTSVKAAKEVMKFVQNKRSDELIIFLVSGGGSSLLAMPDEITLDDKIHVTNLLLKAGVTIQEFNCIRKHLSKIKGGKLIENMKCHGISLVMSDVEGDDLSSIASGTTYMDDTTYEDALEIIDKYKIRWKIPTEVLQILEKRLNEKRCETPKKAQIENYIIANNNDCLQAMQKKADEIGYKVSIMQIFGDIKEVVPKILENISDEQNTCLIFGGEPTVKVLGKGMGGRNQELVLRLLKNTQKAKKIVIASMGTDGIDGNSIFAGAITENIKVDLDVMKEFLKNSDSGRFFQKQKGNIITNFTHTNLMDIGMILR
- a CDS encoding high frequency lysogenization protein HflD; its protein translation is MLTPALVMGLGLAVGLEHAFEPDHVAAVSTQISKSKYKQKSTKSLLRESFTKSSVLGALWGAGHTTTLILIGFLVYALAITIQEQVFSGLEFTVGIMLVFLGLTTILNKKLRLKHKHPHQHQDGSIHFDEHNHDDSDHEHTHRSYFIGLVHGLAGSGSLVVLTAATLDNVGMVLGFIAIFGVGSMIGMALVGSLMGIPLVFANKIKLVQKCFRYVAGGFSLVIGFNIMYQIGVVGHLFGF
- a CDS encoding DarT ssDNA thymidine ADP-ribosyltransferase family protein, whose protein sequence is MDEFKIYTSDISRYLFYITHIDNIPSMLQNGILSHNLIEQENLDYTPIYDREIVSNRKEKMVNGKSLWHFANLYFQPRNPMLYRVTMEKSPDVIAVVAVDKKILDTSNAFITDGNAASEPTKFYPNTNFKIIEKQISRITDLQWWTESNATKRQIMAECLVPERIPPEFIRAIYVSNHELADKIRQSVSSSVSVIPEPSMFFQPVRKIPLTNNLSLVEGDLFFSKMQTLTVSVNCIGIMGKGLASRAKYQFPDVYVYYQDQCKRKTLRMGKPVLYQREGPYHQQIADDPSSLGNRTDTWFLLFATKQHWRDNSDINGIEKGLQWLLDNYERVGIKSLAIPALGCGLGRLRWEDVGPILCKYLSKMDIPVWVYLPAEKQLSNDLLTKEFLLDD
- a CDS encoding MFS transporter, giving the protein MSDSPKKYSWKNVRNLGFVSFFTDMSSEMIFGILPMFIIDELGAGKAVLGIVEGMGESVGYGTRTISGTISDKIGKRKSLILLGYGLSTLAKPFFAISTSVAHIVGIRVTDRIGKGIRTSPRDALLSDSIEPTNIGKAFGLHRTMDQAGAIIGPLIAFGLLYYFEVRDIFWFSLIPGGIALFILARHVSERKITPKNQSVFSNFRDVLHGKFLLYLIIIMVFSIGAFNFSFVLVESSELGLEKNFVPLVYVVINVAHTLIGMPSGILSDKIGAEKVLLISMGLFLITSSIGYFETEFVLVGFAMAAIFGLYHGMTITAQRTVVSRYVSEQLRGTAFGVYYLFVGASFLVANITFGFLWDVFDSQAAFGYSITTSIIGMVLLLIFIYKNKQKTSDV